The Juglans regia cultivar Chandler chromosome 1, Walnut 2.0, whole genome shotgun sequence nucleotide sequence GGAGGGTTCTTGATGTTCTCGAGCAAGATGGCCCAGGGTTTGATACGAAATTGGCTCTAGACGAGTTGTATATAAGGCTTTCGGGGCTTCTCGTCAGGGAAGTTCTATTGGGGATTTTGCGGAATGTAAATCATTCTAATAAGTTGCGGTGTGCGAAATTAGGGTATAAGTTTTTCGTGTGGTCTGATCAGCAGGAGAATTACAGGCACACGTTGAATTCTTACCATTTAATAATGAAGATATTTGCAGATTGTGAGGAGTTTAAGGCAATGTGGAGGCTAGTTGATGAGATGACTGAAAATGGGTTTCCAACTACCGCACGAACATTTAACATATTGATATGTACTTGTGGTGGGGCAGGATTGGCAAGGAAAGTTGTGGAGAGGTTCATCAAATCAAAGACATTTAATTATCGGCCGTTTAAACATTCATACAATGCAATTCTAGTTTCCCTTCTCACGGTAAACCAATACAAGTTGATTGACTGGGTGTATCAACATATGTTAGGTGAGGGTCATTCTCCAGATATCCTAACTTATAATGTTGTCATGTGTGCAAAGTATAGGTTGGGGAAGTTGGATCAGTTCCATAGACTGCTTGATGAAATGGGTAGAAGTGGATATTCTCCAGACTTTCATACGTATAATATTCTTCTTCATGTTCTAGGTAAAGGAGACAAACCGCTTGCAGCACTTAATCTATTGAATCACATGAAGGAAGTGGGTTTTGACCCAAGCGTTCTTCACTTCACTACATTGATAGACGGACTTAGCCGGGCTGGAAATCTGGATGCCTGCAACTATTTTTTCACTGAAATGATAAAGAATGGTTGTACACCAGATGTGGTTTGTTACACTGTGATGATCACAGGATATATTGTGGCTGGGGAGTTTGAAAAAGCCCAGGAAATGTTTGATGGAATGATAATCCAGGGACATCTTCCAAATGTATTCACATACAATTCCATGATTCGTGGGTTTTGTATGGCAGGAAAATTTGAGGAGGCATGTTCAATGCTTAAGGAAATGGAATCTAGAGGTT carries:
- the LOC108998575 gene encoding pentatricopeptide repeat-containing protein At1g55630-like isoform X2, encoding MNSIYLFGPRVFRKISYFLVISREFCDRSFDGDKVDNGFRLIEEPLERAWRYSDFDPISEEKPSTNVDETRVRGHFSARRVFFDNVKIDARRVLDVLEQDGPGFDTKLALDELYIRLSGLLVREVLLGILRNVNHSNKLRCAKLGYKFFVWSDQQENYRHTLNSYHLIMKIFADCEEFKAMWRLVDEMTENGFPTTARTFNILICTCGGAGLARKVVERFIKSKTFNYRPFKHSYNAILVSLLTVNQYKLIDWVYQHMLGKGDKPLAALNLLNHMKEVGFDPSVLHFTTLIDGLSRAGNLDACNYFFTEMIKNGCTPDVVCYTVMITGYIVAGEFEKAQEMFDGMIIQGHLPNVFTYNSMIRGFCMAGKFEEACSMLKEMESRGCNPNFLVYSTLVSNLRNAGKLSEAHDVIRHMVEKGQYVHLLSKFKKYRRC
- the LOC108998575 gene encoding pentatricopeptide repeat-containing protein At1g55630-like isoform X1, with the protein product MNSIYLFGPRVFRKISYFLVISREFCDRSFDGDKVDNGFRLIEEPLERAWRYSDFDPISEEKPSTNVDETRVRGHFSARRVFFDNVKIDARRVLDVLEQDGPGFDTKLALDELYIRLSGLLVREVLLGILRNVNHSNKLRCAKLGYKFFVWSDQQENYRHTLNSYHLIMKIFADCEEFKAMWRLVDEMTENGFPTTARTFNILICTCGGAGLARKVVERFIKSKTFNYRPFKHSYNAILVSLLTVNQYKLIDWVYQHMLGEGHSPDILTYNVVMCAKYRLGKLDQFHRLLDEMGRSGYSPDFHTYNILLHVLGKGDKPLAALNLLNHMKEVGFDPSVLHFTTLIDGLSRAGNLDACNYFFTEMIKNGCTPDVVCYTVMITGYIVAGEFEKAQEMFDGMIIQGHLPNVFTYNSMIRGFCMAGKFEEACSMLKEMESRGCNPNFLVYSTLVSNLRNAGKLSEAHDVIRHMVEKGQYVHLLSKFKKYRRC